The Acetivibrio saccincola genome window below encodes:
- the pgeF gene encoding peptidoglycan editing factor PgeF, whose protein sequence is MDNRFDKSKDVTHVSINGIELIQFNNLLKYKDVITHCFTTRHGGVSQKPYESLNMAFNKKDERENVEENYRRVAKALEIEIENMVLSNQVHDSKIRVVTEEDRGKGIIRQSDIIGFDGLATNRRKVALVTFYADCVPVFLFDPVKTVISIAHSGWRGTVKEIAKEAVRKMKDAFFCEPKDILAAIGPSIGRCCFEVGDEVYREFEANIEWSTKYCEKKDGKWYFDLPAVIKNSLLNEGLADDNIVLSGICTKCNKDMFFSHRGDNGKTGTLAGIMMIN, encoded by the coding sequence TTGGATAACAGATTTGATAAAAGCAAAGATGTAACCCATGTATCAATTAACGGCATAGAATTGATCCAGTTTAATAACTTGTTAAAATATAAGGATGTTATTACCCACTGTTTTACCACCAGGCACGGAGGGGTAAGCCAAAAACCCTATGAGTCGTTGAACATGGCCTTTAATAAAAAGGATGAAAGAGAAAATGTGGAAGAAAACTACAGAAGGGTGGCTAAGGCGCTGGAAATTGAAATTGAGAACATGGTTCTTTCAAATCAGGTGCATGATAGCAAAATTCGGGTGGTAACCGAGGAGGACAGAGGCAAGGGCATTATAAGGCAGAGCGATATAATTGGATTTGACGGACTTGCTACAAACAGAAGAAAAGTGGCACTGGTTACCTTTTATGCCGACTGTGTACCTGTTTTTCTGTTTGATCCGGTAAAAACCGTAATTTCAATTGCTCATTCCGGCTGGCGCGGTACGGTGAAGGAAATAGCAAAAGAGGCTGTAAGGAAAATGAAAGATGCTTTTTTTTGCGAACCGAAGGATATCTTGGCAGCGATAGGTCCCTCAATCGGCAGGTGCTGTTTTGAGGTGGGGGATGAGGTATATAGGGAATTTGAAGCAAACATTGAGTGGAGCACGAAATACTGTGAAAAAAAAGACGGGAAATGGTATTTTGATCTTCCTGCGGTAATTAAAAACAGTCTTTTAAATGAAGGGCTTGCGGATGATAATATTGTTTTAAGCGGTATATGTACCAAATGCAACAAAGACATGTTTTTTTCACACCGGGGCGACAATGGCAAAACCGGGACTCTTGCGGGTATTATGATGATTAATTGA